Below is a genomic region from Telmatobacter sp. DSM 110680.
CTCCGGTCCCTGAAGCTCCAACAAACATTGAGAGTGTCATTCTGATCGAACGGGCCCCGAACGTTTCAGGGTCCCCGAACAGCGATAGCTCTTTGGGGAGGTTCGGGGGTGGTGAGCGAAGAATCTGCGTTTGCATTTTGCACTGGCAGGCTCACATCAACGACGAATCGTACCAACGCGCTGCCTTACAATTTCTCCATGCCCCGCCAGACTTTCGCTGTCCTCCTTGCGGTATTCCTCTTTACCGCATCCAGTGCACCCCACGCCGCGGCCCAGTCCAAGCCGCTGCCCACCGCGTCACCCGCCGAACGCGCCGAAGCCCGCGACATCTTCAAGCAACTCATCGAAATCAACACCACCGACACTCCCAAGGGCAGCGTGACCGCCGCGACCAAGGCCATGCAGAAGCGTTTTCTGGATGCCGGATTCGCGTCGGAAGACGTGCACCTGCTCGGACCCAACGACAATAAGCAAAATCTAGTAGTCCGCATCCGGGCCGCTGCACCGACTACGCAAAAGCCCGTTCTGTTCCTCTGCCACATCGACGTTGTTGAAGCGCTGCCCTCCGACTGGCATACCGACCCGTTTCAGTTTGTGGAGAAAGACGGCTACTTCTACGGACGCGGCACACAGGATATGAAGGATTCCGATGCCGCGCTCGTCTTCACCTTTCTGCGCCTTCACAAAGAGGGCTACAAGCCGAAGCGCGACCTGATTCTTGCGCTCACCGCCGACGAAGAAGGCGGCAAATCCAACGGCGCCGACTGGCTGGTAAAAAACCATCGCGATCTGGTTGACGCAGCCTTCGTCATCAATCCTGATGCCGGCGGCGTCGAACTGGACCACGGTCGAGCGATCGTCGCGGACGTTGAGGCTACGGAAAAGGTCTATGCCGACTACCAAATAACCGCCAGCAATCGCGGTGGCCACAGCTCGTTACCTCGACCGGATAACGCCATCTACGAACTCACCACCGCGCTCAACAAACTGGCAGCATACAGCTTTCCGTTTGAGATGAACGAAGTCACGCGCGTCTATTTCGGCAACCTCGCCAAGCAGGAAACCGGCGAGATGGCAGGCAATATCCGCGCCATCCTGGCTACACCCGCCGATCTGGCTGCCGCCGCCCGTCTCAGCGCCGAACCGAGCTTCAACTCCAACTTCCGTACCACGTGCGTCGCCACCCGCCTTGCCGCCGGTCATGCTAACAACGCATTGCCGCAAACGGCGCAGGCAATCGTAAATTGCCGCATCTTTCCCGGCCACTCGCCTGAAGAGATTCGCCAACAGCTAATTTCGTTGTTCGGTGATTCCAAGCTCACCGTGAAGTACGTTTCTGACGCGGGCCAGGTCGCCGACACCGCGCCAGAGCGGAAAGCTATTGTTCCGCCCGCGCCGCTGAAGGAAGTTTTTGAACCGCTCACCCGTATTACCAATGAGATCTGGCCCGGAATTCCGGTCACGCCGGAGATGGAAGATGGTGCCAGCGACTCAATCTACTTTGCGCAAGCCGGCTATCCCTGCTACGGGTTCTCCGCCACCGCGCTGGAGCGGAATGACGTGCGCGCCCATGGCCAGGACGAGCGCCTTCCCGTTGACTCGTACTGGAAGGCACTCGATTTCTTTTACGCTTTCTCGAAAGCGCTCGGTGACGAATGATCCATCATCGGGCCGACATCACGCGCAACTGCTCTCCCGGCAAATTATGATGGAAATCCGTAAGCCACATTCGTCCAATGGAGTCGCCAGGATGGCGGGCAAGATCGAACTGATGCTGGGCCCCATGCGCAGCAATAAAACCGCGGAATTGTTGCGTCGTGCCGACATGCGCCGCCAGTATGCCAAGCAGTACGTCCTCGTCCTCAAGCCCAGCGACGACACCAAGGGCGGCCCCGGCCTCGTCGAAAGCCGCAATCCCAACGGCCACGCCAAAATGACAGCCCTTGAATTTTCATCGAGCGATCCATGGTCCGTGCTCAAGGCCATCGATGACCTAGAGCAACAGATCGGCAAGCGCGTCGAGTGCATTGCCATCGACGAGGGCCAATTCGTCTCCGACCTCTTCCTGTTCACGAAGAATCTCCTCGATGCCAATCACGACGTGCTAGTCGCGGGTCTCGATCTTGATTTCCGCGCCGTGCCGTTCGGCGAAATGCTCAACCTTTCCTGGCTTGTGAACGCATACGGCGGCAGCATCACCGAGTGCATGGCCTACTGCACATGCGGTGCCCGCGCGCTCTATTCACAGCGCCTTATCGATGGCAAACCCGCCCCTTATGACAGTCCCATCAAAATGCCGGGTGACGCCTACGAGCCCCGTTGCGCCGAACACTTCGTTCTGCCGGGACGCCCCCACTAGCCCGCAATCCTGTAATCTTGTTTCGCATCTCAGGAGCCCGCGAAGAGTGAGCCCAGCCCCTTTGAGTCCGCTCTATCGCAAGATTGCGTGGCGGCTCGTCCCGTTCCTCATGCTGCTTTACATGGTCGCGTTCCTCGACCGCGTCAACATCAGCTTTGCCGCTCTCACCATGAATCGCGATCTTGGCATTAGCGAGAGCGTTTATGGATTCGCGGCCGGCGTTTTCTTTCTTAGTTACTGCCTATTCGAAGTCCCCGCCAATCTCGTTCTCGCGCAGCTTGGAGCACGTCGCTGGCTCTCCATTCTCATGGTCATCTGGGGATTTGTTTCGATGGGCACTGCGTTCGTGCATACCGAGGCAGCCTATATCGGAGCTCGCTTCCTTTTGGGCATCGCGGAGTCCGGCTTCTATCCTGGAGTCATTTATTACTTCACGTTCTGGCTGCCGCGAGCCATGCGGACCAGGATGCTGGCGCTCTTTCTGCTCGCCGTCCCGCTTTGCAACTCAATCGGCTCGCCTATCTCCGCTCACATCCTGCTTCTCAACAAAGTTGCCAATATGCGCGGCTGGCAATGGCTCTTTCTACTAGAAGGCATGCCCGCCGTCATCCTCGGAATTGCCGCATGGTTCCTGCTCGCGGATGGCCCGTGGTCTGCGCGGTGGCTTTCTTCCGATGAGAAGGAACAGATAATCGACGATCTGCAGCGGGATGAAGTTCAACAGCCAGACTCCGGCAAACAAGGTCTCCACGTCGCGCGCGACTGCGTTATCTACTTCCTGTGGAGCAGCGGCAACTACGGACTCACATTCTGGTTGCCGAAGATCCTCACGGGTGTGGGTGCTTCCAACCTATCGACGGGCTGGTGGGCGACCGTGACCTTCGGCTTCGGCGCGCTGGCCATGCTCTGGGCCAGCCGCCGTCGTGGATTCCGTGCTCTGCCTTATCTTTTTATCGCTTCTTCTGCAGGATTCGTTGCCGTCGGTCTGGGTCACTCCGCGTTTGTGGCTGTCGCCGGCTTTAGTCTAGCAGCCATGGGAATTCTGGCTTCGTTGCCCATGTTCTGGAGCCTCGCCGCGAGTCGCCTCTCTGGCAAAGCTGCCGGAGCCGCCATCGCTCTCGTCAACTCCGTCGGTGCCGTTGGAGCCTTCGCCGGACCCTCTGCTATGGGATGGCTGCATGATGTGACCCACCATTACTCGGCTGGCCTTTGGGCCATCGCCGCAGCCATGGCCCTGGGCGGTGGCCTTGTCTACCGCGAATCCGCCAGATCAGCGTCGTGAAGCCCAGAATCCGCGGAATAGACAGCGCCTTGCCCTACTCATTGGCTGGTAAAATAAGAACTGCATGATCCTCCCGTTTGTCCGCGAAATATTTGCGGAACTGGAGCAGTCCTCCTCCTTTGATCGCGTGCGAAGGCACCTCTCGCTCGGTGCCGGTCGCAGACGTGTGTCTGGACTCACGAATACCGCCCGTTCCCTTTACCTTCCGCTTCTTGCGCGTGCCGCCAAGCAGCCCGTAATCGTTGTAGTCGCCGACAACAAGGCAGCCGAAGCGCTAGAACTCACATTGCGTGCCGGCTGCGAACTCACCGGAGCCATCGATCCCAGCCGCGTTGTGCGCCTTCCCGCCCACGACGTGCTTCCATTTGAAAATCTTTCTCCTCACCCGGACGTGCAGGAGCAGCGCGCTGCGGCATTGTTTAAGCTCGCCACGGGAGCCGTTTCCATTCTCATCGCTCCAGTTGAAGCCGCAGCCCTTCGCCTCTTCAATCGCGACTACTACGCCAGCCTCGCTGTAACGGTCCGTCGAACTGAGGAACTCGACGTCGAAGTCCTTACCGGACACCTCGCCAGCGTCGGCTACACGCAGATGGACCTGGTCGAAATGCCTGGCCAGTTCACCCGTCGCGGCGGCATCCTCGACGTCTACTCTCCCGAAGCCGATCGCCCCGTACGCATCGAGTTCTTCGGCGACGAGATCGATACCATCCGCAAATTTGATCCCGAAACGCAGCGCTCACAATCCGGCCTCGACGAAACACAGCTTCTTCCGCTGACAGAAACGCCCGTTACCGAGCATCTGCTCGCCGCCGTCCACGCGCGCCTCAGCAAGCAGCGCGTTCAGGTGACTGAAGACGATACCCCCGAAGATGAAGAGATGGAGATCGAAGCCGCAG
It encodes:
- a CDS encoding M20/M25/M40 family metallo-hydrolase; protein product: MSEESAFAFCTGRLTSTTNRTNALPYNFSMPRQTFAVLLAVFLFTASSAPHAAAQSKPLPTASPAERAEARDIFKQLIEINTTDTPKGSVTAATKAMQKRFLDAGFASEDVHLLGPNDNKQNLVVRIRAAAPTTQKPVLFLCHIDVVEALPSDWHTDPFQFVEKDGYFYGRGTQDMKDSDAALVFTFLRLHKEGYKPKRDLILALTADEEGGKSNGADWLVKNHRDLVDAAFVINPDAGGVELDHGRAIVADVEATEKVYADYQITASNRGGHSSLPRPDNAIYELTTALNKLAAYSFPFEMNEVTRVYFGNLAKQETGEMAGNIRAILATPADLAAAARLSAEPSFNSNFRTTCVATRLAAGHANNALPQTAQAIVNCRIFPGHSPEEIRQQLISLFGDSKLTVKYVSDAGQVADTAPERKAIVPPAPLKEVFEPLTRITNEIWPGIPVTPEMEDGASDSIYFAQAGYPCYGFSATALERNDVRAHGQDERLPVDSYWKALDFFYAFSKALGDE
- a CDS encoding MFS transporter codes for the protein MSPAPLSPLYRKIAWRLVPFLMLLYMVAFLDRVNISFAALTMNRDLGISESVYGFAAGVFFLSYCLFEVPANLVLAQLGARRWLSILMVIWGFVSMGTAFVHTEAAYIGARFLLGIAESGFYPGVIYYFTFWLPRAMRTRMLALFLLAVPLCNSIGSPISAHILLLNKVANMRGWQWLFLLEGMPAVILGIAAWFLLADGPWSARWLSSDEKEQIIDDLQRDEVQQPDSGKQGLHVARDCVIYFLWSSGNYGLTFWLPKILTGVGASNLSTGWWATVTFGFGALAMLWASRRRGFRALPYLFIASSAGFVAVGLGHSAFVAVAGFSLAAMGILASLPMFWSLAASRLSGKAAGAAIALVNSVGAVGAFAGPSAMGWLHDVTHHYSAGLWAIAAAMALGGGLVYRESARSAS